Proteins from a single region of Hymenobacter aquaticus:
- a CDS encoding T9SS type A sorting domain-containing protein, which yields MALFTPSIARLRSLPVAALLLGFSFAAQAQTPVGIAGGNAIYRQNFDGMTATGTAYPDGWNGVRFSGTGTAPVALLVSDGSGTGLSGAPYNVGTTGAADRALGSVASGGTVPAIGAAFINATGATVTRVNMAFYGEQWRSGSALDQNEVLAFEYSFDATSLTTGTWTAVPALNVTEVANANVTNGALNGNDTANRVAVSGSINSLNWPFGATMWIRWKDNNDTGNDAMLAVDDFALSTGTTTLATQNKALQGSLSVFPNPATNRLTLRTGKEGVGAAVAIYNALGQRVQQTVASQEEVTLDVSALRAGVYTVRFTTAEGIATRSFVKQ from the coding sequence GTGGCACTCTTTACTCCTTCTATTGCCCGCCTGCGCAGCCTGCCAGTGGCCGCGCTGCTGCTGGGTTTCTCCTTCGCGGCCCAGGCCCAGACGCCGGTCGGCATTGCGGGCGGCAACGCCATTTACCGCCAAAACTTTGATGGCATGACCGCCACAGGAACTGCTTATCCTGATGGCTGGAACGGTGTTCGTTTCTCAGGGACCGGCACTGCCCCCGTTGCCCTGCTGGTTTCGGATGGCAGCGGCACTGGCTTGTCTGGAGCGCCTTATAATGTAGGCACGACCGGTGCCGCTGACCGTGCGCTGGGCAGCGTCGCCTCTGGGGGCACGGTACCCGCTATTGGTGCTGCTTTTATTAATGCCACCGGCGCTACGGTTACCCGCGTTAATATGGCCTTTTATGGGGAGCAGTGGCGCTCAGGTTCAGCCCTGGACCAGAACGAAGTGCTGGCTTTCGAATATAGCTTTGATGCTACTAGCCTCACCACGGGTACTTGGACTGCTGTTCCCGCGCTCAATGTGACCGAGGTTGCTAATGCCAACGTTACGAACGGCGCTCTGAACGGCAACGACACGGCCAATCGGGTGGCTGTTTCCGGCTCGATAAACTCCCTGAACTGGCCATTTGGCGCTACGATGTGGATTCGTTGGAAAGACAACAACGATACTGGTAACGATGCAATGCTGGCCGTGGATGACTTTGCCCTCTCGACCGGTACCACCACGCTGGCTACCCAGAACAAGGCCCTGCAAGGTTCGCTGAGCGTGTTTCCGAACCCGGCCACCAACCGCCTGACCCTGCGTACGGGCAAGGAAGGCGTAGGCGCGGCCGTGGCCATCTACAACGCCCTGGGTCAGCGCGTGCAGCAGACCGTCGCCAGCCAGGAAGAAGTTACCCTCGACGTATCGGCGCTGCGCGCCGGCGTCTACACGGTGCGCTTCACCACGGCCGAAGGCATTGCCACCCGCTCTTTCGTGAAGCAGTAG
- a CDS encoding lysophospholipid acyltransferase family protein produces the protein MTQPPTRKYPWFYRPLEWLLLGIAHLPFPVLYGLAYGLYGLMAYVLRYRQRVVLENLRNSFPEKSEPQIRQISKDFYWHFAQVMVEMLKLAALPAAELRRRVRIHNPELISGAFAEGRTVLALGSHAGNWEWILPTGALEFPGRTYGVYKPLSNPFFEDFLLRLRTRTGAQLIPMRDTLRDLVKRRKEGRVLSMLTDQAAGPEDRPYWTQFLHQDTSFYSSADRLASQFNCPVVYVNITRRARGYYDLTIRPLHDGSTPLDKDAYVVTEAFARHLERDIQAAPASYLWTHRRWKHKRS, from the coding sequence ATGACGCAACCACCTACCCGCAAATATCCCTGGTTTTATCGGCCGCTCGAGTGGCTGCTGCTGGGCATTGCTCACCTGCCGTTTCCCGTTCTCTACGGCTTGGCATACGGCCTGTACGGCCTAATGGCCTACGTGCTGCGCTACCGGCAGCGGGTGGTGCTGGAAAACCTGCGTAACTCGTTCCCGGAGAAGTCGGAGCCGCAGATTCGGCAGATCAGCAAGGATTTCTACTGGCATTTTGCCCAGGTAATGGTGGAGATGCTGAAGCTGGCCGCCTTGCCCGCCGCCGAGCTGCGGCGGCGCGTCCGGATTCATAACCCCGAACTCATCAGCGGGGCGTTTGCCGAAGGCCGGACGGTGCTGGCGCTGGGTTCCCACGCCGGCAACTGGGAGTGGATTCTGCCGACCGGGGCCCTGGAGTTTCCGGGCCGCACGTACGGGGTGTACAAGCCGCTGAGCAACCCGTTTTTCGAAGATTTTCTGCTCCGGCTGCGCACCCGCACCGGCGCCCAGCTGATTCCGATGCGCGATACGCTGCGCGACCTGGTGAAGCGGCGCAAGGAAGGCCGGGTGCTGAGCATGCTCACCGACCAGGCCGCCGGCCCCGAAGACCGGCCCTACTGGACCCAGTTCCTTCACCAGGACACCAGCTTCTACAGCAGCGCCGACCGGCTGGCGTCCCAGTTCAACTGCCCGGTGGTGTACGTGAACATCACCCGCCGCGCGCGGGGCTATTACGACCTGACTATCCGGCCCCTGCACGACGGCAGCACGCCGCTGGACAAAGACGCCTACGTAGTCACAGAAGCCTTTGCCCGCCACCTGGAGCGTGACATTCAGGCAGCCCCGGCCAGCTACCTCTGGACGCACCGCCGCTGGAAGCACAAGCGGAGTTAA
- a CDS encoding WbqC family protein — MPILFESQYNPPAQFFAELAGTDALWLECHDNYRKQTYRNRCLILTNQGVKPLTVPVIDGNRSEKVKTSAIEIDYRQNWVHQHWRSLQTAYGGTPYFEYYADYLHDIYLQKPARLFELNLAFLRFYLRCLRLSTPVEFTTDYHPQYASPLVLDRRDCLTPKAAAAPEPDRKSVRPYPQTFGKDFVPGLSILDLLFMQGPAAGSFLA, encoded by the coding sequence GTGCCCATTCTTTTCGAATCGCAGTATAATCCGCCCGCGCAGTTCTTCGCCGAACTGGCCGGCACCGATGCGCTCTGGCTGGAGTGCCACGATAATTACCGCAAGCAAACCTACCGCAACCGCTGCCTGATTCTAACCAACCAGGGCGTGAAACCCCTCACGGTGCCCGTAATCGATGGGAACCGCAGCGAAAAGGTCAAAACCTCGGCCATTGAAATCGACTACCGCCAGAACTGGGTGCACCAGCACTGGCGCAGCCTGCAAACCGCGTACGGCGGCACTCCGTACTTTGAGTACTACGCCGATTACCTCCACGACATTTACTTGCAGAAGCCAGCCCGGCTTTTCGAACTCAACCTGGCCTTTCTGCGGTTTTACCTGCGCTGCCTGCGGTTGTCGACTCCCGTGGAGTTTACCACCGACTATCACCCCCAGTACGCCTCCCCGCTCGTGCTCGACCGGCGCGATTGTCTGACACCAAAAGCCGCCGCGGCCCCCGAACCTGACAGGAAGTCGGTTCGGCCCTATCCGCAGACCTTTGGTAAAGATTTTGTACCGGGACTCAGCATCTTAGACCTGCTTTTTATGCAGGGCCCGGCCGCCGGCAGTTTTCTTGCGTAG
- a CDS encoding L-threonylcarbamoyladenylate synthase: MPATLLRIHPDNPPQNRIQQVVDVLRKGGLIIYPTDTVYGIGCDIHNAKAVDKLCRIKGLNPDKANLSFICSDLSHIADYAHGITTPTYKVIKKALPGPFTFIFEASAKAPRQGGNKRKTVGIRVPDSTIIIQLVKELGNPIFSTSVREDENTLDEYVTDPDLIFEKYRLLVDLVIDGGFGGNVPSTIVDCTNDDFELVRQGAGDIEQYL; encoded by the coding sequence ATGCCCGCTACGCTGCTTCGTATTCACCCCGATAATCCTCCCCAGAACCGTATTCAGCAAGTGGTGGACGTGCTCCGCAAAGGTGGCCTTATCATTTACCCCACCGATACCGTCTACGGCATTGGCTGCGACATTCACAATGCCAAGGCGGTTGACAAGCTCTGCCGCATCAAGGGCCTGAACCCGGATAAGGCCAACCTCAGCTTTATCTGCTCCGACCTCTCCCACATTGCCGACTACGCTCACGGCATCACGACGCCCACGTACAAGGTCATCAAAAAAGCCTTGCCCGGCCCGTTCACGTTTATTTTCGAAGCCAGTGCCAAAGCCCCGCGCCAGGGCGGCAACAAGCGCAAAACCGTCGGCATCCGGGTCCCCGACAGCACCATCATCATTCAGCTGGTGAAAGAACTGGGCAACCCTATCTTCAGCACCTCCGTGCGTGAAGACGAAAATACGCTCGACGAATACGTCACCGACCCCGACCTGATTTTCGAAAAGTACCGCCTGCTGGTCGATCTGGTCATTGATGGCGGCTTCGGCGGCAACGTCCCCAGCACCATCGTCGACTGCACCAACGACGACTTCGAGCTAGTGCGCCAGGGCGCCGGCGACATTGAGCAGTATCTTTGA